Proteins co-encoded in one Ruegeria pomeroyi DSS-3 genomic window:
- a CDS encoding Hint domain-containing protein, giving the protein MATNFDNPYSANLIGLWDFRPGAENNDTGLGDGIAQDGTPVNGADFGAGWMYTGQPDQRMDVDDGDDDQFDLDEGSLITSFRVFGHPGDGPYTVVSRGAEDSGNVDDGAGTTPGADSGYFEVRVTNDSKIEVLHRSNGVEEILSTGANFYNIGDIVTVTYAWSDNGLDMRVVNETQGTETTVSSDQTGMTLDVTTGDEQSFAIGAREATEGDFDQNFFGGVDYVAVLDKPVIGQPNGIVDGTPGNDTIDLGYTGDPEGDVIDGGDAVDPTHGPDDDVVDGGAGDDSIDAGEGDDTVYAGSGSDTVNGEAGDDLLIGDGNAPGGGAGGSTREVFEWFRAPDPDDASDVDDGDDLSGGFTQNTGGVDVSFSVLNADPGVTTVFTTEEQFVGNIDSNGPDASDDSAMESELNGQTNTAGYQLAFSEPVTNVSFRINDIDGDGQARVQAFDADGNPITVNIAGGLNVTESDTDGVAGNETATGDGGYAGANNSNYSILVTIPGPVARLTIEHSQDGANPSEISVSDVYFDVPNADTGVDGDDSLTGGEGDDTLIGQGGDDTLTGGDGNDSVDGGDGDDVIDTTGSLSGNLPDRGFPSYNGLPAVPADPVVDDDRDTVDGGDGNDVIMTGDDTDLITGGAGNDSIDGGLDDDTIEGGDGADMIVGGEGADSILAGSGDDVVYGGLDPRFPDNLNIRDDGTDGPADPETTNGLDFIDGGEGNDTLYGQDDDDTILGGSGDDLIDGGIDEDSIEGGDGNDTLLGRHGEDEIHGGSGDDVILGGTEADRLFGGDDRDTIGAGIGDTIVGGEGGNDFDVAIATGLAVVDYDPTDPTGESGTITYYNPDLTVAGTAEFSEIENVLVVGNPGGSPTPPPGSGPTPPPSYDGIVDGTPGNDTIDLGYTGDPEGDLVDGDDAVAPLVDEQDVVLAGDGDDLVRSGLDTDVVFAGDGNDTVYGEEGGDAIDGGDGNDSLDGGAGRDIVFGGEGDDTLSGSNENPDDGGDILGGGFGDDRFVNVGQGEVIIGGEDADGMDEDVLDLTNAAVPGGRVTVEYDAGDPEAGIVRYFDAGGAETGTTTFSEIETVILPCFTPGTKIATPKGERLVEDLEVGDRVITRDNGIQEIRWVGSRTLSGAELARAGHLNPVLIRQGALGGGLPERDMIVSPNHRILVANDKTALYFEEREVLVAAKHLIGLEGVDIVEISEVTYIHFMFDQHEVVLSDGAWTESFQPGDLSLAGLADAQRDELLELFPELKTREGVEAYAAARRSLKKHEARLLM; this is encoded by the coding sequence ATGGCGACGAACTTTGACAATCCGTATTCGGCCAACCTGATTGGTCTGTGGGATTTCCGCCCAGGTGCGGAAAACAACGACACCGGCCTGGGGGACGGGATCGCTCAGGATGGCACGCCGGTGAACGGCGCGGATTTCGGTGCGGGCTGGATGTATACCGGCCAGCCCGATCAGCGGATGGACGTCGATGACGGCGATGACGATCAGTTCGATCTGGACGAAGGCTCGCTGATCACCTCGTTCCGCGTCTTCGGCCATCCGGGCGATGGCCCCTATACGGTGGTCAGCCGCGGCGCCGAGGATTCCGGCAATGTCGATGACGGCGCCGGCACCACCCCGGGCGCCGACAGCGGCTATTTCGAAGTGCGCGTCACCAATGACAGCAAGATCGAGGTGCTGCACCGCTCGAACGGGGTCGAAGAGATCCTCAGCACCGGCGCCAACTTCTATAACATCGGCGATATCGTCACCGTCACCTATGCCTGGTCCGACAACGGCCTGGACATGCGCGTGGTGAACGAGACCCAGGGCACCGAGACCACCGTGTCCAGTGACCAGACCGGCATGACGCTGGATGTCACCACCGGCGATGAACAGAGCTTTGCCATCGGCGCCCGCGAGGCGACCGAGGGCGATTTCGACCAGAACTTCTTTGGCGGCGTCGACTATGTGGCGGTGCTGGACAAGCCGGTGATCGGCCAGCCCAACGGGATCGTTGACGGCACCCCGGGCAATGACACCATCGACCTGGGCTATACCGGCGACCCCGAGGGCGACGTGATCGACGGCGGCGACGCGGTCGACCCGACCCATGGTCCAGATGACGATGTGGTCGACGGCGGTGCCGGCGATGACAGCATCGACGCGGGCGAGGGCGACGACACCGTCTATGCCGGCAGCGGCAGCGACACCGTCAATGGCGAGGCGGGCGACGACCTGCTGATCGGCGACGGCAATGCGCCCGGCGGCGGCGCCGGCGGCAGCACCCGCGAGGTGTTCGAATGGTTCCGCGCGCCCGATCCGGACGATGCCAGCGACGTGGATGACGGCGACGATCTGAGCGGCGGCTTCACCCAGAACACCGGCGGCGTCGATGTCTCCTTCTCGGTTCTCAATGCGGACCCGGGTGTCACCACCGTGTTCACGACCGAAGAGCAGTTTGTCGGCAATATCGACAGCAACGGCCCCGATGCCAGCGACGACAGCGCCATGGAATCCGAGCTGAACGGCCAGACCAACACTGCTGGTTACCAGCTGGCGTTCTCGGAGCCGGTCACCAATGTCTCGTTCCGCATCAACGATATCGACGGTGACGGACAGGCGCGGGTGCAGGCCTTTGATGCCGATGGCAACCCGATCACGGTGAACATCGCCGGTGGCCTCAACGTCACCGAAAGCGATACCGATGGTGTCGCGGGCAACGAAACCGCAACCGGCGACGGCGGCTATGCGGGGGCCAACAACTCGAACTATTCGATCCTGGTCACCATTCCGGGGCCGGTCGCACGGCTGACCATCGAACACAGCCAGGACGGCGCGAACCCCAGCGAGATCAGCGTTTCGGATGTCTATTTCGATGTCCCGAATGCAGATACCGGTGTGGACGGCGATGACAGCCTGACCGGCGGTGAGGGCGACGATACGCTGATCGGCCAGGGCGGCGACGACACGCTGACCGGCGGCGACGGCAATGACAGCGTCGATGGCGGCGATGGTGACGACGTGATCGACACCACCGGCAGCCTGTCGGGCAATCTGCCCGACCGCGGCTTCCCCTCGTATAACGGTCTGCCCGCGGTACCGGCGGATCCGGTTGTCGATGACGACCGCGATACCGTCGATGGCGGTGACGGCAATGACGTGATCATGACCGGTGACGACACCGACCTGATCACCGGCGGCGCTGGCAACGACTCGATCGACGGCGGCCTGGATGACGACACCATCGAGGGTGGCGACGGCGCCGACATGATCGTTGGCGGCGAGGGCGCGGACTCGATCCTGGCCGGCAGCGGCGACGACGTGGTCTATGGCGGTCTCGACCCGCGCTTCCCCGACAATCTGAACATCCGCGACGACGGCACCGATGGCCCCGCCGACCCCGAGACCACCAACGGGCTCGATTTTATCGACGGCGGCGAGGGCAACGATACGCTGTATGGTCAGGATGACGACGACACCATCCTGGGCGGCAGCGGCGATGACCTGATCGATGGCGGCATCGACGAGGACAGCATCGAAGGCGGCGACGGCAATGACACCCTGCTGGGGCGTCATGGCGAGGACGAGATCCACGGCGGCAGCGGCGATGACGTGATCCTGGGCGGCACCGAGGCCGACCGTCTGTTCGGCGGCGATGACCGTGACACCATTGGCGCGGGTATCGGCGACACGATCGTGGGGGGCGAAGGCGGCAACGACTTTGACGTGGCCATCGCAACCGGGCTGGCCGTGGTCGACTATGACCCGACCGATCCGACCGGCGAATCCGGCACCATCACCTATTACAACCCCGATCTGACCGTGGCCGGCACCGCCGAATTCTCGGAGATCGAGAATGTGCTGGTGGTCGGCAACCCGGGTGGAAGCCCGACCCCGCCTCCGGGCAGCGGTCCGACGCCTCCGCCCAGCTATGACGGCATTGTTGACGGCACGCCCGGCAACGACACCATCGACCTCGGCTATACCGGCGATCCCGAAGGCGACCTGGTGGATGGCGACGATGCGGTGGCGCCGCTGGTCGACGAACAGGATGTGGTTCTTGCCGGTGACGGCGATGACCTAGTGCGCAGCGGTCTGGACACCGATGTGGTGTTTGCCGGTGACGGCAATGACACCGTCTACGGCGAAGAGGGCGGCGATGCCATCGACGGCGGGGACGGCAACGACTCGCTCGACGGTGGCGCGGGCCGCGACATCGTCTTTGGCGGCGAAGGTGACGATACCCTGTCGGGCAGCAATGAGAACCCCGACGATGGCGGTGACATTCTGGGCGGCGGCTTTGGCGACGACCGGTTTGTCAATGTCGGCCAGGGTGAGGTCATCATCGGCGGCGAAGATGCCGACGGGATGGACGAGGACGTGCTCGACCTGACCAATGCGGCCGTTCCCGGTGGCAGGGTCACCGTCGAATACGACGCGGGTGACCCCGAGGCGGGCATCGTGCGCTACTTCGATGCGGGCGGCGCCGAAACCGGCACGACCACCTTCAGCGAGATCGAAACGGTCATCCTGCCCTGCTTTACCCCGGGCACCAAGATCGCGACCCCCAAGGGCGAGCGTCTGGTCGAGGACCTGGAAGTCGGCGACCGGGTGATCACCCGCGACAACGGCATCCAGGAAATCCGCTGGGTCGGGTCGCGGACGCTGAGCGGTGCCGAACTGGCGCGTGCCGGTCACCTGAACCCGGTGCTGATCCGTCAGGGTGCGCTGGGCGGCGGCCTGCCCGAGCGGGACATGATCGTCAGCCCCAACCACCGGATCCTGGTGGCCAATGACAAGACGGCGCTTTACTTCGAAGAGCGCGAAGTTCTGGTCGCGGCCAAGCACCTGATCGGGCTCGAAGGGGTCGATATCGTCGAGATCTCGGAAGTGACCTATATCCACTTCATGTTCGACCAGCACGAGGTGGTGCTGTCGGACGGGGCCTGGACCGAAAGCTTCCAGCCGGGCGATCTGTCGCTGGCCGGTCTTGCCGATGCGCAGCGCGACGAACTGCTCGAGCTGTTCCCCGAGCTGAAGACCCGCGAAGGTGTCGAGGCCTATGCCGCCGCGCGCCGCTCGCTGAAGAAACACGAAGCCCGCCTGCTGATGTAA
- a CDS encoding DUF2254 domain-containing protein, giving the protein MLRLLYVRIILIAALSLMSVPLAALLGDLIPPGLADRIGAAAVDPILATLATSMLAVTTFSLTVMTGAHRAAWSQWGPRTHVILKDDTATHSILAVFVGAYLFAMSGMVLRRTPIFGEQESVALFAMTMVVIALIVVSIIRWIAHLEDLGSFGETLAQVERRTAVSLRALARTPCYGAHALTEEIALPENGQVIGARGPGYVQQIFVESLQQLASQAEGRIYVTVSVGDYVQEGQELARFDTREVSEEDASAARRAFAIEGARTFVQDPLFGLSVMGDMACRALSPGINDPATAITVIDRLSSLLLLAEPERGARDAPDCDRIWLRPLPAEALFAETFDRIARDGASVIEVQLAVQRALAAVSARAEGALLQAARRSAARSLARGLEGLSGAEDRERLQRASLGS; this is encoded by the coding sequence ATGCTGCGGCTGCTGTACGTGCGGATCATCCTGATCGCGGCGCTCAGCCTGATGTCGGTGCCGTTGGCGGCACTTTTGGGCGATCTGATCCCGCCCGGTCTGGCCGACCGCATCGGTGCGGCGGCGGTGGACCCGATCCTGGCGACACTGGCGACCAGCATGCTGGCCGTGACCACCTTTTCGCTGACGGTGATGACCGGCGCCCATCGCGCTGCCTGGTCGCAATGGGGGCCGCGCACCCATGTGATCCTCAAGGATGACACCGCCACCCATTCGATCCTTGCGGTGTTTGTCGGCGCATATCTGTTTGCCATGTCGGGCATGGTGCTGCGCCGGACACCGATCTTTGGCGAACAGGAGAGCGTGGCTCTGTTTGCCATGACGATGGTGGTTATCGCGCTGATCGTGGTGTCGATCATCCGCTGGATCGCGCATCTGGAGGATCTGGGCAGTTTCGGCGAGACCCTGGCCCAGGTTGAACGTCGCACCGCGGTGTCCCTGCGCGCCTTGGCGCGGACGCCCTGTTACGGGGCGCATGCGCTGACAGAGGAGATCGCGTTGCCCGAGAATGGGCAGGTGATCGGCGCGCGAGGGCCCGGATATGTACAGCAGATCTTTGTCGAGAGTTTGCAGCAGCTTGCCAGCCAGGCCGAAGGCCGGATCTATGTCACTGTTTCGGTCGGCGATTACGTGCAGGAGGGGCAGGAGCTGGCCCGGTTCGATACCCGCGAGGTGAGCGAAGAGGATGCCTCCGCTGCGCGCCGCGCCTTTGCGATCGAGGGTGCGCGCACATTCGTGCAGGATCCGCTCTTTGGTCTTTCGGTGATGGGCGACATGGCGTGCCGGGCCCTGTCGCCGGGCATCAACGATCCGGCGACCGCCATCACAGTGATCGACCGGTTGTCTTCGCTGCTGTTGCTGGCAGAGCCCGAGAGGGGCGCGCGCGACGCCCCCGATTGCGACCGCATCTGGTTGCGTCCGCTCCCGGCAGAGGCCCTCTTTGCCGAGACCTTCGACCGGATCGCCCGCGACGGTGCTTCGGTGATCGAGGTGCAGCTTGCCGTGCAGCGGGCGCTTGCGGCGGTATCCGCGCGCGCGGAGGGCGCCTTGCTTCAGGCTGCCCGCCGTTCAGCTGCGCGCAGTCTGGCCCGGGGGCTAGAAGGGTTGAGCGGTGCCGAGGATCGCGAACGATTGCAACGCGCTAGTCTCGGCTCTTGA
- a CDS encoding nucleotidyltransferase family protein, whose product MDIIPILLLAAGQSRRMGGADKLMQEIDGMPLLRRTALRAIPVAPVIAALPPAPHPRHGALVGLTLDIVEVPDAAEGMNASLRRAVAALPPEAPAAMILLADLPDLTESDLNTVRRAVDFSQKNLIWRGATEDGQPGHPVVFHRCLFPQLLALRGDQGAQPLVRDHADRVALVPLPGQHARTDLDTPEAWADWRARQQ is encoded by the coding sequence ATGGACATAATTCCCATCCTCCTTCTGGCCGCAGGCCAATCCCGCCGCATGGGCGGGGCCGACAAGCTGATGCAGGAAATCGACGGCATGCCGTTGCTGCGGCGCACGGCGCTGCGGGCCATTCCTGTGGCTCCGGTCATCGCCGCGCTGCCACCCGCCCCGCATCCGCGCCATGGCGCGCTGGTGGGCCTGACGCTTGATATCGTCGAGGTGCCCGATGCTGCCGAAGGCATGAATGCCAGCCTGCGCCGCGCGGTTGCCGCCCTGCCGCCCGAGGCGCCGGCGGCGATGATCCTGCTGGCCGATTTGCCGGACCTGACCGAAAGTGACTTGAACACCGTGAGGCGCGCGGTTGATTTTTCGCAGAAAAATCTCATCTGGCGCGGCGCGACCGAGGATGGGCAGCCGGGACATCCGGTGGTCTTCCACCGCTGCCTGTTTCCGCAGCTCTTGGCGCTGAGGGGCGATCAGGGCGCGCAGCCTCTGGTACGGGATCATGCCGACCGGGTGGCGCTGGTTCCCCTGCCGGGCCAACATGCCCGCACCGATCTGGACACGCCCGAGGCCTGGGCGGACTGGCGCGCCAGACAGCAATAG
- a CDS encoding GcvT family protein, with amino-acid sequence MKTTTRVAVIGGGVVGCSVLYHLTKLGWSDVMLIERSELTSGSTWHAAGGFHTLNGDTNMAALQGYTIRLYKELEEITGMSCGLHHVGGITLADNRDRFDMLLAERAKHRFMGLETEIVGPEEIARIAPITNLDGIIGALYDPLDGHLDPSGTTHAYAKAARMGGATIETHCMVRETNQRPDGTWDVVTDKGTIHAEHVVNAGGLWAREVGAMAGVYLPLHPMEHQYIVTDDIAEIYERDSEHPHVMDPAGESYLRQEGRGLCIGFYEQPCKPWAVDGTPWEFGHELLPDDFDKIEESIEFAYKRFPVLASAGVKSVIHGPFTFAPDGNPLVGPVPGLRNYWSACGVMAGFSQGGGVGLMLAQWMIEGETERDVTAMDVARFGRWISPGYTRPKVIENYQKRFSVSYPNEELPAARPNRTTPMYDIFSDMGAVWGQQFGLEVANYFAQGDEPTYETPSFRRSDAFAATGREVRGVRAGVGINELHNFGKYLVSGPGARAWLDRIMAGRIPATGRLSLTPMLSAKGKLIGDFTVSCLGETEFQLTASYGSQDYHMRWFEQHQEDGITIENISDKRNGFQIAGPNARAVLAACTRDDVDNLRFMDVRRMVVGMTDCIVQRVSYTGDLGYEIYCDSMAQRQLWWTLWQAGQDHGMIPFGMRAMMSLRLDKFFGSWLREFSPDYTAAETGLDRFISFKKNADFIGRAAAEAERAAGPARRLCAFEVDAEDADVNAYEPIWLDGAVVCFCTSGGYSHHAGKSVALGFLPVERIADGLEVEIEILGQMRRARVISQPLFDADGARMRG; translated from the coding sequence ATGAAAACCACCACCCGTGTGGCCGTCATTGGCGGCGGTGTCGTCGGCTGTTCCGTCCTTTATCACCTGACCAAGCTCGGCTGGTCGGACGTGATGCTGATCGAGCGTTCGGAACTGACCTCGGGCTCGACCTGGCATGCGGCGGGCGGCTTTCACACCCTGAACGGCGATACCAACATGGCCGCGCTGCAGGGCTATACCATCCGGCTTTATAAAGAGCTGGAAGAGATCACCGGCATGTCCTGCGGGCTGCACCATGTGGGCGGCATCACGCTGGCGGACAATCGCGACCGGTTCGACATGCTGCTGGCCGAACGCGCCAAGCACCGGTTCATGGGGCTGGAGACCGAGATCGTGGGCCCTGAAGAGATTGCCAGGATCGCGCCCATCACCAATCTGGATGGCATCATCGGCGCGCTCTACGACCCGCTTGACGGGCATCTGGACCCATCCGGCACCACCCATGCCTATGCCAAGGCCGCCCGCATGGGCGGCGCCACCATCGAAACCCATTGCATGGTGCGCGAGACCAACCAGCGCCCGGACGGAACATGGGATGTGGTCACCGACAAGGGCACCATCCACGCAGAACATGTGGTCAACGCCGGTGGCCTCTGGGCGCGCGAGGTGGGGGCGATGGCGGGCGTCTATCTGCCGCTGCACCCGATGGAGCATCAGTATATCGTCACCGACGACATTGCCGAGATCTATGAGCGCGACAGCGAGCACCCGCATGTGATGGATCCGGCGGGCGAAAGCTATCTGCGCCAAGAGGGGCGCGGGCTGTGCATCGGCTTCTATGAACAGCCCTGCAAGCCCTGGGCAGTGGATGGCACGCCCTGGGAATTTGGCCACGAACTGCTGCCCGACGACTTTGACAAGATCGAGGAAAGCATTGAATTTGCGTATAAACGCTTTCCCGTCCTGGCCAGCGCCGGGGTCAAGTCGGTGATCCACGGCCCGTTCACCTTTGCCCCCGATGGCAACCCTCTGGTCGGGCCGGTGCCTGGCCTGCGAAACTATTGGTCGGCCTGTGGCGTGATGGCGGGGTTCAGCCAGGGCGGCGGTGTCGGCCTGATGCTGGCGCAATGGATGATCGAGGGCGAGACCGAGCGCGATGTCACCGCGATGGACGTGGCCCGGTTCGGCCGCTGGATCAGCCCCGGCTATACCCGGCCCAAGGTGATCGAGAACTATCAGAAACGCTTCAGCGTCTCTTACCCGAACGAGGAACTGCCCGCCGCCCGCCCCAATCGCACCACGCCGATGTATGATATCTTCTCGGATATGGGCGCAGTCTGGGGCCAGCAATTCGGGCTCGAGGTCGCCAACTACTTTGCCCAAGGCGACGAGCCGACCTATGAGACCCCCTCGTTCCGCCGCTCGGATGCGTTTGCGGCCACCGGTCGCGAGGTGCGGGGCGTGCGCGCGGGCGTCGGCATCAACGAGTTGCACAATTTCGGCAAATACCTGGTAAGCGGGCCAGGGGCGCGGGCCTGGCTCGACCGGATCATGGCAGGCCGCATCCCGGCAACGGGTCGGCTGTCGCTGACCCCGATGCTGAGCGCCAAGGGCAAGCTGATCGGCGATTTCACCGTCTCCTGCCTGGGTGAGACGGAATTCCAGCTGACCGCCTCATACGGCTCGCAGGACTACCACATGCGCTGGTTCGAGCAGCATCAGGAAGACGGTATAACTATCGAGAATATCAGCGACAAACGCAACGGCTTCCAGATTGCCGGGCCAAATGCGCGGGCGGTACTGGCCGCCTGCACCCGCGACGACGTGGACAACCTACGCTTCATGGATGTGCGGCGGATGGTGGTCGGCATGACCGACTGCATCGTGCAGCGTGTCAGCTATACCGGCGATCTGGGCTACGAGATCTATTGCGATTCGATGGCACAGCGTCAGCTGTGGTGGACCCTGTGGCAGGCGGGGCAGGATCATGGCATGATCCCCTTTGGCATGCGCGCGATGATGAGCCTGCGGCTGGACAAGTTCTTTGGCTCGTGGTTGCGCGAATTCTCACCCGACTACACCGCCGCCGAAACCGGGCTAGACCGGTTCATCTCGTTCAAGAAGAACGCCGATTTCATCGGCCGCGCGGCAGCCGAGGCCGAGCGCGCCGCAGGCCCTGCCCGCCGGCTCTGTGCCTTCGAGGTCGATGCCGAGGACGCCGATGTGAACGCCTATGAACCGATCTGGCTGGACGGCGCGGTGGTGTGCTTCTGCACATCGGGTGGCTATTCGCATCACGCGGGCAAATCGGTCGCGCTGGGTTTTCTGCCGGTCGAGCGCATCGCCGATGGGCTGGAGGTCGAGATCGAGATCCTGGGCCAGATGCGCCGGGCGCGGGTGATCAGCCAACCGCTTTTTGACGCGGATGGCGCGCGCATGCGCGGGTGA
- a CDS encoding DegQ family serine endoprotease codes for MSIRMSRKLTPSLPAWAAAPALGALLLSSAALPVSADEALADLVEQVAPSVVTVLASQNAAPRPTGAQPSPFEGTPFEEFFHQFGGPRGMPMPDSGPRQGLGSGFILDSEGYIVTNNHVVDGADRVTVRLSDDREFTAQVVGTDPLTDLALLRIEAGEALPAVSLGDSDAIRVGEDVVAVGNPFGLSSTVTTGIVSAKGRNISDGPYAEFIQTDAAINKGNSGGPLFNMAGQVVGVNSVIYSPSGGSVGLGFAVTSNIVDHVISDLREDGQVDRGWLGVSIQNLGADIAAALGLDQTTGALVSEVVADGPSDGTLRPGDVIVAFEGKPVRTSADLPRLVGATEAGTRASIRVMRDGKAQDIAVTIGTHQASAEVIPASADSPADAPGLGLTVAPLSAEARKGAGLDSDTGGVLITDIAPDGPAARAGLRPGDVILRLGGSDTISPAALAKALESEKTDPALMLINRGGNQIFLAVKIT; via the coding sequence ATGAGCATTCGCATGTCCCGCAAACTGACCCCCTCGCTGCCCGCCTGGGCCGCCGCCCCCGCCCTGGGTGCGCTGCTGCTGAGCAGCGCGGCCCTGCCGGTCAGCGCCGACGAGGCGCTGGCCGATCTGGTCGAACAGGTCGCCCCCAGCGTGGTCACCGTGCTGGCCAGCCAGAACGCGGCGCCGCGCCCGACCGGCGCCCAGCCCTCTCCCTTCGAGGGCACCCCGTTCGAGGAGTTCTTTCACCAGTTCGGCGGCCCGCGCGGCATGCCGATGCCCGATAGCGGCCCGCGTCAGGGGCTCGGCTCGGGCTTCATCCTCGATTCCGAGGGCTATATCGTCACCAACAATCATGTGGTGGACGGCGCCGACCGGGTGACCGTACGCCTCAGCGATGACCGCGAATTCACCGCCCAGGTGGTCGGCACCGACCCGCTGACCGATCTGGCGCTGCTGCGGATCGAGGCGGGCGAGGCGCTGCCCGCCGTCTCGCTGGGCGACAGCGACGCCATCCGCGTGGGCGAGGATGTAGTGGCCGTGGGCAACCCGTTCGGGCTCAGCTCGACCGTGACCACCGGCATCGTCTCGGCCAAGGGGCGCAATATCTCGGACGGACCCTATGCCGAGTTCATCCAGACCGACGCCGCCATCAACAAGGGCAATTCGGGCGGACCTCTGTTCAACATGGCCGGTCAGGTCGTTGGCGTGAACTCGGTGATCTATTCACCCTCGGGCGGCTCGGTGGGACTGGGCTTTGCCGTCACCTCGAACATCGTCGATCACGTAATCTCGGACCTGCGCGAGGACGGTCAGGTCGATCGCGGCTGGCTGGGCGTTTCGATCCAGAACCTTGGCGCCGATATCGCCGCCGCACTCGGGCTTGATCAGACCACCGGCGCGCTGGTGTCCGAGGTCGTGGCCGACGGCCCCTCGGACGGGACCCTGCGCCCCGGTGACGTGATCGTCGCCTTCGAGGGCAAGCCGGTGCGCACCAGCGCCGACCTGCCCCGGCTGGTGGGCGCGACCGAGGCAGGAACCCGCGCCAGTATCCGGGTGATGCGCGATGGCAAGGCGCAGGATATCGCGGTCACCATCGGCACCCATCAGGCCAGCGCCGAGGTGATCCCGGCCAGCGCCGACAGCCCCGCCGACGCGCCCGGCCTGGGCCTGACGGTCGCCCCGCTGAGCGCCGAGGCCCGCAAGGGCGCCGGGCTGGACAGCGACACGGGTGGTGTGCTGATCACCGATATCGCGCCCGATGGCCCCGCCGCCCGCGCCGGCCTGCGCCCGGGCGACGTGATCCTGCGGCTGGGCGGCAGCGATACCATCAGCCCGGCAGCACTGGCCAAGGCGCTGGAGAGCGAAAAGACCGATCCGGCGCTGATGCTGATCAACCGGGGCGGCAACCAGATCTTCCTCGCGGTCAAGATCACCTGA